The genomic stretch ATGTCAACACAGTCTGCTCACACAAGTTGAGGCCTCTGACCAAAAACTAATAACCACAAAAGTAAGGGATCAAGTAATTGGAAGGTTCAAGGCGGTCAGATGCACTCAGGCAAGCCTCAAGGGATGTGAGGAGGGTCAGAGCTGTGTCTGTGCAATTCtttgtctgacttctttgtGGCTTTCACTAGAAAATGTGGCAGGGGAGTGGAGAACATGTCACAAAGCCATTTGGAACTAtagtatttttcatgtgcaagCATCTAAAATGTGTGTtgtgagggagagaaaagggctatgaaaactttaaaatgccTAATATATTAccaagaaagcttttctttttttcttctggcagtTTGTGAAAAACAGTCCAAAAATTCCTGATAGTTTGATCTAACTTTTTATACTGTACGTACGTCACATTCTGtcaaagagataaaaatacaaCAGGTCAGTTAATCCTcactatttctatttttatttaaagcaataaCAGTTTATCCGATAAATTTTATAATCCCATTCATAGCTATCCAAATCCTCTTAACCTCTGGAATCTGCTcgttcatttgtttttcaaagattcGTATGACAATCCTTGAGCTAAGACTTGATTTTTAGTCCCCTTTATTCTTATACCTGATGTAGATTAGAAACAGTCTCAAAACAACAACATAGATCGAAAAAGGAGAAAGTCCCTTgagcttctgtttttctgttcatgACCTACACACTCAACAAAAGAACAGGTCAGAAGTAGTTTATGCTCAGCAGATATAGCAGAAGTACAACATGCTTGTATCCAATACCTTTTCCAGCAGATACCAGTCAAATTTTGTGTGTCCCTGGAGGACAGTCTGGAGCTCTACAGGGAGAAACATCTTCCACTTTCTAGCTGGGCAGCCTCTTAAAAACCCTTGCATAAAGTCCTCAAACGGCTTCCGTATCGATTCATTGAACACATAATTCACATACAAGTCAACAAATTCTTTCCTGCAAAGATATTTTGAATCAAAGCAGCAATGCAATAGGTgcttttttaaaggcagaattaTAGAGAACTTTATTCCTTTATTCCGTATGACCTGCTCTACTGTAAAGACTCAGTCTTTAGTGAGAGCACTCATCACTGACAATTATTTATTCACTGAATAAGTGGAGGTGATCATCACAAATAAAAGATAATGTTGGCCAGCATGGACGCACTTTGATAATACCCCTTGTACTTCATGTGAACACTCCAATGAAATCCTGTCAGACACTTGACTATTAAGATGGAACCTAGCAGACCTAAAGGGTGTAAATtcagcaaaactcccactgaatGCCCAAGAATTACcctgaaatcaaaataaatatttgcacagCTGCTAATCAGTATAGTTTCACTCTTCTCTCTATTTGTGATGGGGATTTGTTTGGTGACATTGTACCTGTACAATCAACTCAATGTAAACATCATACTTCAAGCTTCCTGAACAGCCCTTTCATGCATTCCTATGGGTCCACAGATCATCTCCATAACTCAGGCCACAGAATTTCTCTCTGTCCCTGTGCTGAAGTTAATATCAACACAATACCTTATTGATAGATTGCTCCTTCTCTGTTATATACAAGATACAGTCCATATATGTAACGAAGCTGGAAACATTTTGCTCGTAAAAAAGAGCCTTAGAGAGGTGTACCTATAGCTGGATTTCCCAGACAAGTTGTCTGTATTTCCCTGAAAATATCGTCCAGGGCTATGTTATACATTTGTTAGGAATTTCCCTGATAAGGCCAGGCACCTCTGTATATGCAGATGCCAGGATGTCCAAGGATTCCCTTCTTATCCACAGCCTGCACAAACTGCTGGTGTCTGGCACATACGCAGCACGTACAGCAAGAACTGAAAGCATACAACGTATCGCACCAAGACCAATGGCACAATGCTGatgttcaatattttttaagagtACACAGGGATGGGTATAGATGTGGTATTTCACACACTCATAACAAGACAacaggacaagaaaaagaaaaataaaaccaacctgTTATCCTTAGTGACAGGAATGTTGgcaccattttttttaagttcagcaACAACCATGGAGCCTCCTTCTTCCATTATCTATGCAAATAAATGAGAACATTGGATGTTATATCTATATATGACAGATATGTATGTGCTCCATCtatcattctttctttctgcagggGGTGACGTAGCACTCTTACTAGTTTGAGTTTACAGACAAGTTGTGTCAATTTGCAGTGGGACATGCCGGAGTACATGCATGATGTGTCTGAATGGCACAATAATGTCTTACTGTGAAGTTCATGTCCAGGCTCTCAAGGTTATGATCACATTCTTCATCCAAAATTCCCTGAAGACTCCTTTcgaaaaacaaaggagaaaagagagaatgaaTGACCATTCAATGCACTTTCAAATTCCACTGAAAAACATCCCTTGACAAGTGGTATTTAAATGCATACATATACAGAACACCTATACTCACACAGAACCTTCATATATGGCCCTAAACTGATCTGTACACTTATGTCCCGCTGCTGCCATGAGCTGAGGGCAAATGTCTTCAATGTGAAGGCCTGTGGGGATAACTTTATACACCGTGGCAAGTGGACTTGGACCACAGCCTTGTTCTTCCAAATATCATCTAGTGAGGAATTAAGTGTGGACCAGCGCGATAATGTGGGAGAACTGTTTTGGGGTAAAGCACCTCTCAAAGCATTGCAGGCAACCTGACGTTTCACTCCACCACAACAGTTACTGGCTCATGGGAAAGGGTTCTCATTTTCTTGGCTGTTTATCACACCTGCATGAAGAGCCGGGCTTCAGGGACCTAGAAGCTTTATGTTGGTGGCAGCAGCACCTTCCTCTGCTATATCTGCCTGAAATCTCCCTTCCCAGCATGTGGAAGCCCTGCATGTAGGTTCTCAGATTTGGCACAACTGCAGCATATGGTAAGACTGTGCTTGTGCATAGCAGCATTGTGGAAAGTGATAATTAgtaactcagagaaaaaaaacaacattagtAATTGGGTGCTTAGTTCTTCCAAGCCCAAACTACAGCTCAAAGTGTTTTCAACTATCTATTCACAGTGTGGACTTAAGCACAGGTGGAGCAGAAATCTGACCCCCTCTAAGCCATGGGGCTTGACGTTTTATTTTGGCGATACCAGCCCCTGTTCAAGAGCAACATCTGTGCCCCAGGCAAGGACCACCCAGGAAATCTGTGGCTTTTAGCAGCTCTGCAATGGCAAAAGTAGCTGCCATAGGTACCCCAAATCTGGCCTCGGAGACCTCCAAGAGCATCATCAAGCTGGGAGCCCCACCAAAAGCTCGGGCCGTGCCCGGCTCGTACCGGCCTATGACTGGCAACAGCTCCTCCAGGTCCTCCAGGGCAGGCGCCAGGCCCAGCAGCTTCTTGTAGAgagccctggggaagggaaagggagccaTGCACCTGTTATACAGGGCCATTCCGCACAGCGTCCCGATCCTGAAGAAGATGTCCTCACAGCTCGAAgcctggttaaaaaaaaagaaaatccgTAAATCCGTGACCGCCTTTTCCCGGGGGCAAGCTCCTCACCTGCCCCGGGGTTGCTGTGGCGGGCCGGCCCCTTACCTGGCTGGGGAACCATGCCAGGCCGGAGGCGAAGCGGCGGAAGGCCCCGGTTCCGGGCTGGCAAAGAGTCCTGGCAGCGACGCTGAAGAGCTCCTGGGACAGCCCGCCGTGGTCCACTCCTGCCTCGCCCACGAACGACACCTGCGAGCCCCGAAACACCCATAGCACcaagggaaaggggggggggcggaaccCCTGTACGCGCACCGCGGCGCAGCCCGGGGCGGGTTGGCGAGCCCACAGGAAGCGGTACGGGGAGCGGCCATGCTGCGCGGCAGCGGGCGCGGAGTGACGGCCGTTCTGCGGCGGTGGGCgagcggcggcgggcaggggcaggggcaggggcaggggcagggctcGGGCTCGGGCTCGGGCTCGGGCTCGGGCTCCAGCTCAGCGCGGCCGCAGCCGCTGGAGCCGTCGCTGCTGCGCTTCCTGGTGTGCCCGCTCTCCAAGCGGCCGCTGAGGTGAGGGgtgggggccggggctggggcgggcCCTCCGCGGCGGGACAGCAGCTGTCGTGGCCCGCCCTtggcctgctgctgccctgagTCGAGCGAGAGGGGCTGTCAAAGGGCAATCCCGGGTTACTCactccttttgtttttgtttttttcctgccttgccTGGCCAGGTACGAAGAAGCTACCAACGAGCTCATTAACGAGGAGCTGGGCATTGCATACCCCATCATCGACGGCATCCCCAACATGATCCCGGAGGCTGCCAGGATGACTCGGAAGAATCCCCCAGCCGAGGGCTCGAAGCAGCCCTGAGGACCCACTAGCCACAGCACTGACCCGGGCCTCTGATGGCCGGAGGAGGcttgctcccctccctgcccacacTGACTGTACTTGTTCCCCTCCTGTCCCTAGCAGGCTTGTTTTACTCAGCCAGCGTAGATGAAACCTTCCCACAGGGCTGCACCAGCACCAACAGCTTATGTTTCTACAGTCTCCTCCTTCCTGTTACAATACCCGTTTATGTATTCTTCCATTTGTGGACCTGGATGGGGATTAAGCTTTTTAGGCACAACTAGTGTGGTGCATTTGCTAACCCCTGGGCTTCTCTAAAGGAACACAGTTTATTTAATCTCATCAGGTATTGTACTTGATTTGAGAGAGTTCCCTTCTGGCACTAGTGACTGGTGCCATTTTCCTAGGAGTACCTGGAACTGTATGAAGTCCTCTGCAGCAGCCCGTTACTTAATTACTGCTAAGGCAGATAAAGAGGAGGAATAACAGGAAGCACTAATTCTTCTGGTGTATCCATTCAAGAGTGTTGTGCGTTTGTAGTGGCACTAATGAAAATGTAGGTGGTGATTGTTTTTACGAGGAAGAACTGTACTCTGACTGAAATAATTGGTCTTAAATAATAAGCAATGACAACATGCAACGATATGGATTTCTCTTTGAATTACGAGCTTTGTTTTGAACTGATGTGTGTATTGAAATGTGTTTGTCTCTCGCTGTcagaagaacataaaataaattaggCTGATGTTTAATAACAAAACTTGAatcaaatgaagaaatttaCTTGGATGATATCCATGTCTGTATGTCCAGTAGCtacctgccttttttcttttttttttttggtaaagaaaaagatgaggaaaTGACAGCGCAGCAGAAAAGATGTACTTGTGctttgggggggtttgtttgaGTGGCCTCCAGCATATTCCAGTGTCTGCTTAGGAGATTTGTGTCCTTGTAGTATTTGTTAAATGTGTCTGAGTGCCCAGGTTTGATAGCCAGGCTGGGTCATCTTCGTTAAAGAGGCATCTCCTGACAggttagaggaaaaataactccagctcagcccaggATTTGGTTGCCAAGTCGGCAGCTACAGGTGCTGTTTAAGTATGTAGAGTATTTTTCCCCTTAGCACCATCCTCTCAGTACAGAGGGAACAGAAGATACTTCTGCTAAATACTTCaacctttcctgttttcttttacagcaaCACTAGAGAATGGAGTGACAGACCGCTATGAGGGTGTCAGGTGCAAAGAACTATGTTCTCAGTACTCTCTGACAAAATGTCTTTAGTGAACACAGCTATGAAGGGGACAGGTTAATGCTACGATAATCTGTCACAATTTTGTTCCTGGGTGGTTTATATCTGTAACACAGACACGTGAATGTCCTTTACctgctgaaaaattcagaaatgcagcACCAAGTTGTAAATGCTGCAGACCTCAGTGTTTCTTGGTGGGATACTAGTAACGCAGTCAGACTGATGAGGCTGCTGCTGGACAGTACGGAGCACAAGCCTTACTGCCTCCATAAATAAATGCCTCTTTCAGCTGATGTAgtgaggaagggggaaggagagccATTGGGGATCCAGGTGGACAGGAACGAGAAGCTTTGGCCACTCTGGTTGGCAGGAAGGAACAAACTTGGAAAGAACCAGACCTGGGTGATAGGGCACCGAGGTCAGTATTTCCTGCTGTGCAGGTGTGATGCCAGACGTGTCAGTGACTGATAGGGCACGTGGTTCctgagctgagctctgctcccagcaagTGCCCTGTTCCCACGTCAGCCATCTAATGGcttgggcagggcagggcagggcagggctaGCATTGCGATACCTGAAGAAAACAGCTGCCAGAACCTTTGGGTTTGTGTGGAAACCACAGGCTAAAGCCACATGGAAACAGCAGCATTACAATTGTTTTTTCATCCTCTTGCTGACGCTATCCTTCCTTTACCTTTGGGCAGCACCTCCACGAGAGAAATGGCTTTTGTGGCTATGTCACTTGCTGGCCTCTAAGGCTGGCTCCCCAGCCACCAGGTTTTTCATGTACAGCAAACTAGCCTAGAGTCTTTAAAGTCAATCTAGCCGTAATCATAATGGACCTTGCCAATTACCAGCTTCCTGAGGAATCCTATTACTTTATCTCAACGCATCTTCACAGTAAATAGCACTGCCACTTGCATTTGACTTATACTAACAAAGCTTGATGGCTACTTGGAATAAGAATGTAAAAATCTGCCCTCCAGATTTACTCTACTTTCCCCATGGAACATGTTTTATAATAATTTGATGAATTATTCTGTTACATTCTCAGTGAATACTGAAACCCTTCTACCAACATTTCAGTAACACTGAAAATCAAAGAACACCGCAGCAATATATTCAGAGCTAACAAATAATACAATTTGGTATCTTACCTTTAAGATCATCTTGAATTGCTTGGTTTGTGCGTTATTTAAATGGGTCCATATGTCTTGCAGAAGGCACTGTCTTTTGACCGGAAAAAGCCAGCATTCCTGGCCCGTCGGTATTAAGCTTGTCTGAAGATTGTAGTAACAGTGTGTTAGCAGTGTGTTTATCTcttctaaaatgtaaaaatttggTCACACTTACA from Balearica regulorum gibbericeps isolate bBalReg1 chromosome 4, bBalReg1.pri, whole genome shotgun sequence encodes the following:
- the PIGY gene encoding phosphatidylinositol N-acetylglucosaminyltransferase subunit Y, encoding MAGGGLLPSLPTLTVLVPLLSLAGLFYSASVDETFPQGCTSTNSLCFYSLLLPVTIPVYVFFHLWTWMGIKLFRHN
- the PYURF gene encoding protein preY, mitochondrial gives rise to the protein MLRGSGRGVTAVLRRWASGGGQGQGQGQGQGSGSGSGSGSGSSSARPQPLEPSLLRFLVCPLSKRPLRYEEATNELINEELGIAYPIIDGIPNMIPEAARMTRKNPPAEGSKQP